A genomic stretch from Ureibacillus composti includes:
- a CDS encoding DUF421 domain-containing protein codes for MPEWLDVIVRSILFVVVLFFMTKLLGKKQIAQLSFFEYVTGITIGSIAGESIMGLDGNMIYGLIAMIVVAAIPFIVGLISLKSKKFRDFTEGKGTIFIKDGKVMEDNLKKERYTADELLELLRRKDVFQVSDVEFAVLEPAGDLSVMLKKENQPLTPKDLDMKVVSIKEPQTVIMDGKILDEPLATIGYSRGWIKTELEKQGVTIENVFLGQVNSYGELTVDLFDDKLQVPSPQERPMILSTMKKCQADLELFALATDDKVAKQLYTKNSEKLQNAIDKVSHILKS; via the coding sequence ATGCCTGAATGGCTAGATGTCATAGTTCGATCGATATTGTTTGTTGTGGTGCTTTTCTTCATGACCAAGTTGTTAGGGAAAAAGCAAATAGCTCAACTTTCTTTCTTTGAATATGTTACTGGAATAACCATTGGAAGCATAGCAGGAGAAAGTATTATGGGATTAGATGGAAACATGATTTATGGGTTAATAGCTATGATAGTTGTTGCGGCTATTCCGTTTATAGTTGGTTTAATTTCTCTAAAGAGCAAAAAGTTTCGCGATTTTACAGAAGGCAAGGGGACTATATTCATCAAAGACGGAAAAGTTATGGAAGATAACTTAAAAAAAGAGAGATATACAGCGGACGAATTATTGGAATTACTTAGAAGGAAGGATGTCTTTCAGGTTTCTGATGTGGAATTTGCGGTTTTAGAACCTGCAGGGGATTTATCTGTCATGCTGAAGAAAGAAAACCAACCTTTAACACCAAAAGATTTAGACATGAAAGTAGTTTCAATTAAGGAGCCTCAGACTGTTATTATGGATGGTAAGATTTTGGATGAGCCTCTTGCAACCATTGGGTATAGTCGAGGATGGATAAAGACAGAACTAGAAAAGCAGGGGGTTACTATTGAAAATGTTTTTCTTGGACAAGTAAACTCTTATGGGGAATTAACCGTTGATCTTTTTGATGATAAGCTTCAAGTTCCATCTCCTCAAGAAAGACCTATGATCCTTTCAACGATGAAAAAATGCCAAGCGGACTTAGAATTATTTGCGCTTGCAACAGATGATAAGGTGGCTAAGCAGCTCTATACAAAAAACAGTGAAAAACTACAAAATGCTATTGATAAAGTCTCCCATATATTAAAAAGTTAA